GGGTGTCTATCCGTTTCCCCATCGAACCTATGGTACCCTTGAAGTTCCCCAAGGAGACTATTTGGCCGTCCAGGTGGTCATTGGGCAGGGCCGGGGAGACAATTGGTGGTGTGTATTGTTCCCACCCCTATGCCTGATTGAAGATCAGGATACCCGGATTGTCCCTGAGAACACAACCCAGGCGGCTAATACAGAGCAGGTGAAGGTGCAGATTCAATATCGGTGGAAATTTAAAGACTATTTACCCGAATGGTTGCTAAGAAAGGGTGCAAGGTTTATGGAGTGGTGGACCACGGCTAAGGCCAATTAGCACACCCCCAAGTCCTCCTGCATATATTAAGGTATATGTAAGATTCCTACCAAAGGTGGGAGGGGTGGCTTGTGCAACTTAAAGCATCTGAATTACGCATGCGGGATGTAGTGAATATTGCCGACGGTCGGAAACTAGGATATATCTACGATCTAGATGTGGACCTGCAAACGGGACGGATCAATGCAATCATTCTGCCCGCACCCCAGAAAATATTCAATTTCTTTGGCCGGGGTGAGGATGTACAGATACCCATTGAGAAAATCAAGAAAATTGGTGTTGATGTGATCTTGGTCGAACTGTCTCCGACTGTGGGAACATAAATAGTAGACATAGTACTTATCTGGAAAAGCCGCAAGATCCCTGCGGCTATTTTTCTGTGTGCTGGTACTGGCCCAAAATCCTCTAGAATCAGCAGCATACCCCACTAATCCATTTGATATGGACAATCAATTGCAGTACAATACAGTTGGTTGGTTACTAGGATCTTA
The Limnochordia bacterium genome window above contains:
- a CDS encoding YlmC/YmxH family sporulation protein; the encoded protein is MRDVVNIADGRKLGYIYDLDVDLQTGRINAIILPAPQKIFNFFGRGEDVQIPIEKIKKIGVDVILVELSPTVGT